TCAATAAAAATGACAGGTTGTAGCTTGGTGAGCGGTTGTCACGTTTGGCTCTTACTTTGAGTAGACTCTTCTTTAGTTTTAACTTGCTTTTCTAGTTTGCAAGTTCCCTTCAGGAGATGAATGTTGGTAGCTGGTGACCATTTTATAATTTAACGATTGCATCACGAATAATGATCATCAGGGAACTGAAACAAGTGAGTGCATTAAAGTACTCCTGCTTTAGTAGACTATGTTAAAATGGCCATCAATGGGATGAACGTGGTGTTATTTGATTGGAAAATCGAAATAATTTGAGATTATCTAAACGGATAGGAGGTGCAACCTTTTGAAAGTTAGGTCAAATGGCACCTAATTCGCTGAGAACGCCATGTACCCCACGGCAGGTACATGCAACGAATAAAATAATTCAGCATTTTAGACCTGGAAAGTGAACTTGCTCTCAAATTTCAATTGCTGATGCATGATTCTCCATTATCAATATATAAATTAATCGTTAGCAATTATACAGATTAGGCTTTATTTGGGTGGACCACATTTCCATAATATCGATTTTCCGGATTCCCTCTTAAAAGTATTATAGTTTAATTACCTTGTTCAACTTTTAAGAAGAGCCAGGGCTGCAAACATTGGTAAAACTACACTCAGAAAGACAACTAGGGCAGATAAAGGAATAGCTATTTGTTGTTTGGCTTTAGTTgaaggttattttaataaaaaaattcattattAAATCCAACGTGGGTTCCACCACTCTCACTGCTTTGCCATTAGAATGTTGTGCAAGTAACTAGGTGAAATTACTAAGGTGTTCATTAACAATGTCATCATCATGTGAATCCATGTGAAGAGGGTCCTTGATGTTTGCTAAAACTCTAGAATCCTTTTGACTGTTTAGAAAACCAGCCTTTTTATGGACATCATGCTGATCTTTTGCCATTAACTTGATTTAATACCTTCCTTTACCTTAATAGATTGAATAGGATGAGGATGATGACTGTGCAGCCCTTGTTGTATACTTTCAAGTTAATCCATCAGCCAAAGCTTAAGATTCTTGTAGCTGGAGGACAAATTCAAAAACCCGATTTCTGAAGATTCTTGCTGCTGGAGGACAAATTCAAAAACGTTACTTCAAGAAACTGGATTCTAGTTTCATTTTATTACATATCTATGTATAACATCTTTAACATTGTTCCGTCATATCGAAATCATTCACATTCATGGTCCTAAAAATTTATGCCAATACAACTGTTTCGGAATTTATCATTACTTCTGAGTCTGACATTTGCTCATGTTGTAGATGAAAGGGTTGCATGAAATCCATGGTTTAAATTCTGCAGCTATGCCAGTAAAGATGGAAATATACCTAAATGAGCATCTGGAACTTAAGGAGCAACGACTGTGATCGAACTTTTTATCGATCTAGTTAGTTTTAAGTCTCATGATGCTTTCGTTTCTTACTTCTGCAAATGTGAATACTGAAAAACAGTAGTCTTACATGTAGTAATGCCTTGAAAGATGCTGTTTTGTGCAAGATTCAATGCACATTCCATCAtgttttcatattttttaaagAATGTTTGATTTGCTGCCATTTGTGTTCCTTCTGCAGACTGCCATTTAATTTCACTGCTGCacttggaattattttaaagGTAAGCCAAGAAGCATGGCAAAACTCATGAAACTTAACGTTACCCCCAGTTTAGTTGATTCATTTATGGACCTTTCAAAAGGGTGTTAATTAGGTGGATGAAAGGGTTTGGATTTTAGCATTTGTAGTTGTTTTTTTTCTCAGATTTCGATTTACATGTGTATACATATGAAAAAAAACTCAAGGTTCAAGAATGAtgcacaaaaattaaaaaaataatggtGAGTACGAGAATTTGCATAGCACATGGCATGGCATGAAGCCAAGAACCATTCTTGCTTTCGCACTTCCCAGCCGAAAGCACCccatttcattgcatttcataTAATATTGGCGGAATAAGAGAGGTAATACTAATAgttgaattgtattttatttgTTATACTTAAAAATTGGTAAATTTGTGTATGTATATTAGATTAAAAGGTAATtgatttttatgttaaaattttatttatttttgttgttaaattgacttttatatattaatataaatttactTTTTATCTAATGTACATGAATTGATTTATCCTTTTTTAATAAATgtgataaaatataattttacttttatataaaaACTTTCATACGACTATTATTGAATTAACGATAttctaatattatatttattcaattaaattaataCTTAATAAAAGTATTactcatgaattaaattaatacttaattaattaaaaaccaatttaattaaaattttgcctATAGCTTACCTCATTACCTAGTTTGAGGCACAAACATGATAACTACTAATTTTACTTTTCTTCCAAAACTTATTAAATCCAgcagaaaataaaattaattcatgcaatcatcttaaaaaaaaaaagtatttgatatatttaaactttcaatttcacatttatgatccttttattttatataaGTAATAATAACTTTATGTAAACAAAAGTTAATTGAAATGATCAGGATGAAATaggtaattaataaaaattaggtGATATTGCTGTTATCAACTGTTTGAATTGATAGATGATGtataaatgttaaataaattCTCAAGTACCAACATCCCCTCACCTAAATTACATCAAACCAAACATAAGTAAAATCAACATGAAAAAGAGAAGCAATCTTGTAAAATGGAGGTATGTTTTTGAAGTTGAGCTTTAGCTCCCAGTCAATCATTTTATGTCTTTTTAGTTGATTATGAAGGAAGTAGGAACAGAAAATGCATATAGTCGTATAAAATGCAGACAAATCCTTCGGAACAGAAAATTGATATTAAAATCATGACATTAACTATAGCTAATTAAATTCCTTCCTCTTCTGCAACATAGTAGTAAAAATATGGAATTCAAACCATTTTTgacataaaatgatccaaaaacAATTAATTGAAAATATTCGAGTATGTGAAAAAAGAAATGAATTGTATGCTTGTGAATTGCAATGAAAatggaggtttttttttttttaaataattcatggaaaaattcactaaatatataattaatgatATACCTTTTTATGCTGTCTTATGATctaacaaagaaagaaagaagagatgAAAGGAAGTTCGTAAGAAACTAAACATCATCTTATTATGCAAAGTAATGAAAGTGAAAGCATATATCTAAATCTCTCACAAGcaatgttttttctttttctactcTACTTTCTCTTATGTTTACTGATATGGTGGCCTTCCACCATGTGCCCAACCATAAGCCTCATGGTTCAACTGTCCACCGTTAGGAACCAAATTTGGTGGCAAATTATTATAAACTTGCAACCCTGGAGCATCACCACCACCGCCACCTATTCCGCCTTGTTGATGTCCTCCACTTCCACTTCCACTTCCAATCCCTGGTGGGGATCCACCGcttccaccaccaccaccaccaagcTGACCTTGAGCTCCACCAgctccttcttcttcctcctccaAAGGCAGCCTCTCATATGTAGCGTTAGAAAACGTTGCTGCTATAACCATGACAGGCCCTGATGCCATCAGTGACCCTACTACACTACCTCCAACAACCTGTCCTTGACCACCGGCTAGGTATATAGTTAACCCGGTTGACCCTGGAGGAGCTGGACCAGGCAGAAACGCACCAGTTAAAGACAAAATCTCGAACCTACCATGAAGAGCTATCACTGCACCAGGAGCTGAAGGTTGTCTGAGTGTAACGTTAGTGACGGTTCCACTCCCACTAAGAACTGAAACCCCTCTTTGTCTCCTCCTTGCAAACTGAGCTAGGGTTTCAGCTACATCAGAACCATTAGCTATTTCCATAACGTGACTCCTCAGTGCATTAGGGCTATCCCTGGTGACAAAGATAGGTGGTTTGGGCTTGTTTTTGGAGCCTGCTGGTCGACCTCGGGGACGACGAGTGGAGACTTCTACGGCACCTTCTCTGGGTTCATCGCTATGCTCtttgtcttcttcttcttctccggTTCCTCCACTGCCCGTTTCTCCATTGTTTGCCATGGATATACCCAGATCTGGTTTCTTCATTGGAGATGATGAAGTAGCTGATGTTTCCATTCCCTGTAGCCCTACTTGCCCCGCCCACCATAGATTAGCCATGGTTTTCAAGTTTTTGAGCTcacgaaaagaaagaaaaaaagattatAAACAAAGCAATAGAAAACTGGGTTTGGATCTTGTTTTGGGTAGTGATACGACCGAATCAAGGCTTTGAACAACAAGAGAACAGATGGAAGAATTCAACTCTCTAGAAAAGTTGgccgagagagagagaaagagagagaaactAGTGGTAAGCAAGCAAGTATGATAACCGATCAAAGCTAAGGAATTGCTAAGGGCACGAAATGAAACCCGAAaaagtatatatttttatttccttCTTGTTTAATTATGCCCCTATCTCTATACTCTTTCAATCTTTTTATATTTAGTACTTATGCTATCCAATTGATAATGTCATTAATGAATTTGCTTAAtatgtaatattttaatatttaaaagttttattttatttaagtattaaagtttaattggtaacatatatttaaaatttaacaaaagttaatttaactttaatttttaaatcaaactAGTAGAGAGattgaatttattaaattaagtgaactaaaatttaaatatttaaaaatacaagGATTAGGGGTACAATTAGACTTTTTGATGTGTAGTAAGTACAAGTtcctttttaaaaatttccaagaAATTTGTTGGATTTATATTTGCCTTGGTTTTGGGGGTGTGGACTGTCAAGGCCTTGGGGAGCTATGGTTTCTTTGTATTTTCAATGAAAAAACTTTTTCTTTGGAAAATTTAATGGGAGGGAGTGATGGGAAAATTTagggtttattttattttgttggaAGGTGAGAAAGTGGGGTGCACGTCTTACTTCTTGCTCTTGTCCCGACGTTACATGTACTTCATTTATGTTataagaattttttaaaattttttatatgattttatgaacataaaaaaaattaaaaataaaataaaatatattccttcaaaaaaatatatatatctttttATCTACGACCCTACTTGAATTCGAATACTATATATTATTAACACATGCAAACATATATGTCATTCCATGCTGAAAATGATATATAGATAAATAGACCATCATATATAGTAGCAAATTTGACAAGTTTTTAGTTGTAAACATATATACTAAGATTGCTTAGGATTCTCATTATTGTAACAAAACATGTAATTTAAAATGTGTAAATTCTAAagaatatcatatttatttttatagtttataaaagTTGTACTCCTacttaatatttattttcaattttagataatctaaaattatgatttttaaaaaattaattatatagaaTCCTCTATTAATTAAAAAagtaaacaaatataaaatacttGACATTATTCCAAAAATTAGTATTAATAATAGTTGCAAAACCCTCTTTGCATGACCATCCTTTTTACCAGCCCATTCGAAGCTTACTCTAATTGCACTCAACACATCAACCTTTTTTTATGGAATACGGATATCTTCATTCTTTTTCATGTTccatcaaaatacttgaatttcatgaaatcatctaAGTTCAGAATTGCATATATGTTTTTTTGCAaccttaatttttaattaaaagggTTAATGTTAAATTTAACCTTCTAAACACCTAATGCTCTTCTTGGATATACAcactaatcaataaattaactggTTACACTTGTTTTTTTGCAACAAGTTCATTGTAGAGAATAGTCAAAGCATGATGttgtaattaataattaatattatcaaGTAGCTGGGTTTtgattaatttataaataaaggTTTCCAAACgattattttaagattattttttaaaaggtaagataTTATTCATAATACATTATATTAAAAGTTATATAACCGATAAATTTATTCAACACATTCCAGTCCATTGAgtagaaatataattatatttccgATACATGATAAGCTACTACCTAGTCGTTTAACAGGTTGAGTAGTTGAACCTTCACTAGGaactatatattattttaattaatctcATAATTGatagaataaaataattattcatgTTGATAGGAATATGTGGCAACATGAGAGAAGGGGAAAATATCAATTTtatttaaaagatgataaattctAATCTACTTCAAGAAACAATGCACCCATGCTTTGGGTGTAAGCTTTTCATAGTACCATATTGGAGAGGAGAAAGGAATTGAAAGTGTTTAAATCCATATCACTTGGCATTGCTTTAATTGTTTTGTTTGGTATAAAGAATAGAAAAAGAATGATGATGTAAAGTTTGTTAATCAAGTGGTTAAGATATGTTGGTGATTGACTTGATTAAGCAACGAATAAGTAAAAATAgtagaagaaattgagaaattgaatatacaaatttaacgtgaaaaaatcgctccaaagaggataaaaaatcacgggtaaatataattttactataatggtaaaagaacgaagagtataaaagatggagataaaactaaactctaaaaactaaaaaacaaagaaccctcaaaacataaacataatATTCTCCAAaaatgttatgagttctaatatctaatggatgtattttctaaggttataaaagagtctatttataagctaaatttgttggtcaaataaattatgctaacaaatgctaaatatattatactaataaatactaaatcttctagaaagaaaaaatatattttgtttaacttgacttgcaagcaatctcttatttgactaaaatatgAGGCATACTTAACAAATCTCCACATTGACTCGTATTTCCACAACGTCATCTTTACCAAAGCCCCTACCCCGGGCCCATCTTGAACTATACAGGGAATTAACTAAGTCGGATCTATGCTTTGAAGCTGGAAGACGTCTAGCCTTCAACTtgtgcactgccaaatcaaaCCTAACCTGGGTCTAATTTTCATGAACATAAAGTCCTAACTTTTTAAAACctacatccaaaagagaacctcttttCAACAAAACAGTCATACATTTTTCCTCCTATAACCAAGTTGCCTCCACTCCAAATGAGTTGACTTCGACTTCGTAACGAACGAGGGACATCTGATTTCACCGGTCAttgtagaaccttccagaatataaaagctgtgtaacaacccaattttcaaTGGAatcggaaacagtgattcgagttCACTAAAATCTGAtaagtgagtttgaaaattttattatttagtgtTTATGAGCCAATTGTGAATTTAGGAAAGCTATGAAATAGTGATTTGTGCTTTAGAAATAATTATTAGGTTAATTAGtcttgaaaacgaggtatcgagacctcgattttATAAACcgagttgtaaatatttttataaatgtttacggagtgtcattgggttagtattaaagttttgttaggaaattttaacgttttaatagttaattaattaaaaaggacaaattgaaaaagtgtaaaatttgctaaagtgattaaatagcacAAATGCTAAATAAGAGAGGACcaaaaaggcaattagacctcCATTAGAAGTCTTAGACGGAACAAGTAGGAAAAAATcaggaaattgaatgaaataagggcaaaattaaaaattttgtaaattaaccaaataaaacaaagactaaattgaatttcTAAACATTTCTTCATCAATCTTCAGCCAAAAACAGCCATAGAAGAGCCCTtagagctggtttttcatatttttactccatgtgagtttaattcttgctttttgcttgaaatttttatgtttttgagacttttacaactaggtccaactatatgtttcatttgtttttgatttcatgggtattttgaaagttaccattaaTGAGTGTTGtatatttatgatgaattaaaatggaattgaagctctaattttgttatgtgatGATTTTATTGAGTGATTTaaatagaaattaatttttaggactaaattgtgaagaataaaagaattagagttttttattgaatttctatgAATCAAAGGCTAAAAAATAGCTTATAATGATGGAATAActtgttaattgagaaaaattaactcaattgatgggttaattgatcaggaactaaattgtaaaaactgaaAAGGTTGGGTGAATgtgtaaattcaaaaattgaaaGGCATAAATTGTTAAGTGAATTAGAGTTGAATTTGATGTTGatgaatggaaaattttatattatagatcaagaacccgaAGATAAACGTGGAAAAGAGAAATTAACAgattagtccctgaatttctacaACTTCTACAAACTAccttaggtaagttcatatggttgaactttcatgattaattgttaatttaggaatgatataatgtattatttcatattttgttattgaattatgattattgtaaatatatgaaataatgtattatttcatattttgttaTTGAGTACAATCGTCTCATGACACAAGATGAATtgatgaataagaccatggttggaccatggcaatgtttaaatataagaccatagctaagCTATGGCATCTtaatgataagaccataactgggtatGGTACtacgagtgtaagaccatggtagggccatggcaatatatgtgtaagaccatagttggactatggcatcaataAAATGATGTACTCAAATTCGTAAGACGTTTTCTAATTTGAAAAAGATTGGTAAGTGTAATGTGATACTAATGTGATAGAATTTAAATAGTTATTGATATTGAGCTCAATCAAGGGAATTCATCATTTGAAGTTGTGAATGGTAGGAATCATTAATGAAATGTTtgtttaatgatatatatatgttatagtatgttcggtaagatttattttaaaaccaatgaacttactaagcttcattaagcttacttgtgtcaTCGAATGTTCTTTGTCGATTTTCAATAAGTttggaggatcggatcaacacatcgaGCAACACTATCTAGATTACTCCGGTAGACTTTTTTATACAtcttatggtttatatggcatgtatagggctgaatTAGAAAATTGCTAAACTTGCAACATGGTTATgaatgatatatatgtatatgtttgtaTGCATGTATTTAGTAGTAGTTTTTAGTAATCAATGAATGGAGTATTATGGTAAGTTTATGCAAATAAGTCTTGTGATTACATATTATGTTTAAGACATGGTTTTTGCTTGTATTGGTTGCTTGGTTGGGATATATTGATGTATATCAATGTTGTGTGTAGGTTAATATTAAAAAGGATGAGAAAAGTGgccataaaatggcttatttttgtctacacgggcatgtgtctcatccATGTGTGACATatggcttggcacatgggcatgtgttcggccatgtgtcccttacaccttgaaatttcaaaaacagaatgctcaggtttttgcacacggcctggcacacaggcgtgtgacccctgcacttagcatacgacctagcacacagacgtgtgattggccgtgtgtcacaagtcagagaattacacgggtaaggacacaggctgggacatggccgtgtgtctcatttTGAATGtctacatggcctaagacacgagcgtgtctcctGGTTGTGTGAACCACACATGatttggccacacgggcgtgtgtcccctgctcctaagaaaaattttgagattttggaaaaaaattcttGAGTGTTCAGTTTCGTCTCGATTCATTTCTAAAGTGTATATTGGGCCTCAATGGCCCATCTAAGAGACAATATGAGTGTTTTATGATTGATTCTTGATATGAATAATATTGGTTGTGAAATGTCTGTAATTAATCTATAAAGTCTGGTAACGTTCCGTAGCTCTATTTCGGCGACAGataagggttaagggtgttacatttattggtatcagagctttggtttagccaattctca
This is a stretch of genomic DNA from Gossypium arboreum isolate Shixiya-1 chromosome 11, ASM2569848v2, whole genome shotgun sequence. It encodes these proteins:
- the LOC108472629 gene encoding AT-hook motif nuclear-localized protein 19-like encodes the protein MANLWWAGQVGLQGMETSATSSSPMKKPDLGISMANNGETGSGGTGEEEEDKEHSDEPREGAVEVSTRRPRGRPAGSKNKPKPPIFVTRDSPNALRSHVMEIANGSDVAETLAQFARRRQRGVSVLSGSGTVTNVTLRQPSAPGAVIALHGRFEILSLTGAFLPGPAPPGSTGLTIYLAGGQGQVVGGSVVGSLMASGPVMVIAATFSNATYERLPLEEEEEGAGGAQGQLGGGGGGSGGSPPGIGSGSGSGGHQQGGIGGGGGDAPGLQVYNNLPPNLVPNGGQLNHEAYGWAHGGRPPYQ